Part of the Paenibacillus sp. FSL R7-0273 genome is shown below.
CGAGCTCAGGCAGCTTGTTGAACAGGCTGTCCATCGTCTCTTCATAAATCGAATTTGATTTGTCCTGCAGCGCGCGGATGACCGGTCTGACGCCAAGCGTCTTCAGCCACACCTGGAATTCGTCCATCTCCTCCGCAATCATCACTTCGATCTTCGCGGCTTCACTGCGGCGCATCTCCAGATTGCTCTCCACAATACCCTCGAGATCATCGATGTCATACAGGAAGACATCCGGCACACTTGCCGCTTCGGGATCAATATCACGGGGAACCGCAATATCAATCATGAACAGCGGACGCGACGGGCGGCGCTTCATACCGGCAGCCACCTGGTCCGCTGTCAGCACATAGCCTTCGGCTCCTGTGGAGCTGATTACAATATCCACCTCGTCCAGATGCCGCATCGCTTCATCGATCGTGCTCGGCCGGCCGGCGAACTTCTCAGCCAGCTCCACCGCCCGCGACAGCGTACGGTTGGCGACAATTACCTCAGCCGCACCGCTGCTGTACAGATGCTTCACTGTCAGCTCGCTCATTTTGCCGGCGCCGAGAATCAGCACTCTTTTGCCGGTAAACATGCCAAAAATCCGCTTGCCCAGCTCCACAGCCGCGTAGCTGACCGAAACAGCACTCTCGCCGATCGAGGTCTCGCTGTGCGCTCGTTTGCCGAGGGTTACCGCCTGCTTGAACAACTGGTTGAACCACGTTCCGGTCACGCCTTCGCCCTGTGCAGTCAAAAAAGCATTGCGCACCTGCCCCAGAATCTGCGTCTCACCGATCACCATCGAATCCAGACCGCAGGTTACGCGGAACAGATGGGCAATGGCCTGCTCATCCTCGTATATATACATATGCTGTGTAAATTGCTCACTTTTCACATTGAACCACTGCTCCATGAAGCTGCGGATAAAATATCCGCACATATGAAGGCGGTCTACGACCACATAAATTTCCGTACGGTTACAGGTGGCAACAACGACCCCTTCCAGCACGCTCTTGGTCTTCATCAGCTGATGAAGCGCTGCGGGCAGATCCTTCTCCGCAAAAGCGAACTGCTCTCTCACCTCGATGGGAGCCGTACGGTAATTCAGGCCAACGACGACAATGTGCATCGCTTGTTCACCATCCTAGTCTATATTCAGTGGTGTAGGCACTGTATTTCACAATCTCGAAATCACGTGTGTTAAGTATATCACATCAAAAT
Proteins encoded:
- the hemA gene encoding glutamyl-tRNA reductase, with the translated sequence MHIVVVGLNYRTAPIEVREQFAFAEKDLPAALHQLMKTKSVLEGVVVATCNRTEIYVVVDRLHMCGYFIRSFMEQWFNVKSEQFTQHMYIYEDEQAIAHLFRVTCGLDSMVIGETQILGQVRNAFLTAQGEGVTGTWFNQLFKQAVTLGKRAHSETSIGESAVSVSYAAVELGKRIFGMFTGKRVLILGAGKMSELTVKHLYSSGAAEVIVANRTLSRAVELAEKFAGRPSTIDEAMRHLDEVDIVISSTGAEGYVLTADQVAAGMKRRPSRPLFMIDIAVPRDIDPEAASVPDVFLYDIDDLEGIVESNLEMRRSEAAKIEVMIAEEMDEFQVWLKTLGVRPVIRALQDKSNSIYEETMDSLFNKLPELDDHQRKVIRRLTKSIVNQMMHDPINVIKEMSGGDKGNEALAYFTQIFALQEQLEAGSGGSSPAPVLQQQNNDDRVSAAEFLVPKTVFAPAGLLGG